From Pseudomonas sp. LS1212, the proteins below share one genomic window:
- a CDS encoding alpha/beta hydrolase, translating into MGWRQLRPKKNLTSCPGLVDHYIVTRSVGTRANPHQSGPCANDTVTLSSSKPSSSKTGTHAMSKKRTSNQVIVGPPRKRTQAKATKKESLFARLARLAKNSAQVVSASAELTTQLASIGLGTSQIEPEKSDRRFNHPAWREHPGYRRLGQAYLAWSRSVNGLADRLETPDWRTKEQLRFALDLWTSVAAPTNTLLGNPAALQKAFDSGGTSLLRGSKNWLHDVLHNRGMPTQVDSSHFKIGENLAVTPGSVVYRCEVFELIEYRPVTTTVRERPVLLVPPMIGKYYFLDMAPGRSFIEYAVSRGLHFFTISWRNPNPEQAAWSLDTYAAAVLEALEVVREIADGAEVNAHGFCAGGLVLSAALNHSVAQGKCPVNAASFGVMLLDFEYPMSLGAFSPAPLLKLARQRSAKSGVMSSSDMAAAFAWLRPNDLVWNYWHNNYLMGESPPSIDVMAWNADGTRLPAALHSQFLDIFSDNALVDGPLAVLGSPFQAGAIHCDSYFMAAEGDHLTPWQGCYRSAQLFGGERSFVLSNAGHIASLVNPPSNPKARHFTGPAPTLDADNWLAQASEQSGTWWKHWADWVTERAGAERSAPEMAGRKRHGELEPAPGRYIHE; encoded by the coding sequence GTGGGCTGGCGCCAGCTCAGGCCGAAGAAAAACTTAACGTCGTGTCCGGGATTAGTTGACCACTACATAGTGACGCGGAGCGTGGGAACGAGAGCAAACCCTCATCAAAGCGGACCATGCGCCAACGACACGGTTACCCTAAGCTCTTCAAAACCCAGCTCGTCCAAAACAGGAACCCATGCAATGAGCAAAAAAAGAACGAGCAATCAGGTCATTGTCGGCCCGCCGCGTAAAAGAACTCAGGCTAAGGCAACCAAGAAGGAATCGCTTTTCGCACGCTTGGCGCGTCTGGCAAAAAACAGCGCCCAGGTCGTCTCGGCCAGTGCTGAACTGACGACCCAACTGGCTTCAATCGGCCTTGGCACTTCACAGATTGAGCCTGAGAAGTCCGATAGGCGTTTCAACCACCCGGCCTGGCGCGAACATCCTGGTTACCGCCGTCTGGGTCAGGCCTATCTGGCTTGGTCACGCAGTGTCAATGGCCTGGCCGATCGACTCGAAACACCTGATTGGCGTACCAAGGAGCAACTGCGCTTTGCCCTCGATCTATGGACCAGTGTCGCCGCACCGACCAATACCTTGCTGGGTAATCCGGCGGCCTTGCAAAAAGCTTTCGATTCGGGCGGAACCAGCCTGCTACGAGGGAGCAAAAACTGGCTCCACGACGTGCTGCATAATCGCGGCATGCCAACTCAGGTGGACTCCAGCCACTTTAAAATCGGCGAGAATCTGGCGGTCACCCCCGGCTCGGTGGTGTATCGCTGTGAGGTGTTCGAGCTTATCGAGTATCGCCCGGTCACCACGACGGTGCGTGAGCGTCCGGTCCTGCTGGTGCCGCCGATGATCGGCAAGTACTACTTCCTCGACATGGCGCCGGGACGTAGCTTTATCGAATACGCGGTCAGCCGCGGCTTGCACTTCTTCACTATCAGTTGGCGCAACCCAAACCCTGAACAGGCCGCATGGAGTCTCGACACCTATGCCGCAGCCGTGCTTGAAGCGCTGGAGGTGGTGCGGGAGATTGCCGATGGCGCCGAAGTGAATGCCCATGGCTTCTGTGCCGGTGGCCTCGTTCTCAGCGCTGCCCTGAACCACAGTGTGGCTCAGGGTAAGTGCCCGGTGAATGCAGCGTCCTTTGGTGTGATGTTATTGGACTTTGAGTATCCAATGTCTCTCGGCGCGTTTTCGCCGGCCCCCTTGCTGAAGTTGGCTCGTCAGCGCTCCGCCAAGTCCGGCGTGATGAGTTCGAGCGATATGGCCGCGGCTTTTGCCTGGTTGCGTCCTAACGACCTGGTGTGGAATTACTGGCACAACAATTACCTGATGGGTGAATCGCCACCCTCTATTGATGTTATGGCCTGGAATGCCGATGGCACTCGCCTGCCAGCGGCGTTGCACAGTCAGTTCCTCGATATTTTCAGCGATAACGCCCTGGTCGACGGGCCATTGGCGGTGCTCGGCTCACCCTTTCAGGCAGGCGCTATCCACTGCGATAGCTATTTCATGGCGGCAGAGGGGGACCATTTGACACCCTGGCAAGGCTGTTATCGCTCGGCTCAGCTATTTGGTGGAGAACGCAGCTTCGTGCTCAGCAACGCGGGGCATATTGCCAGCCTGGTCAATCCACCGAGCAACCCCAAGGCGCGCCACTTTACCGGCCCGGCTCCGACCCTGGACGCAGACAACTGGTTGGCGCAGGCCAGTGAGCAATCTGGCACTTGGTGGAAACATTGGGCTGACTGGGTTACTGAGCGCGCTGGAGCAGAACGATCGGCACCGGAAATGGCTGGGCGCAAACGCCATGGCGAACTGGAGCCCGCTCCAGGCCGCTACATCCATGAGTGA